One segment of Vibrio mimicus DNA contains the following:
- the pdxA gene encoding 4-hydroxythreonine-4-phosphate dehydrogenase PdxA has product MSSKRIIVTAGEPAGIGPDLVLALSAQDWPHQLVVCADKTLLAERAEQLGIHVKLLDYQHNNPVQPQQAGTLLVEHIPLAEPVSAGQLNPANGHYVLKTLERAAKGCMNGEFDAIVTGPVHKGVINRTGVTFSGHTEFFAEQSNTPLVVMMLATEGLRTALVTTHLPLAEVPKAVTSERLEQIIHILHKDLVEKFAIAEPKIYVCGLNPHAGEDGVLGMEEIETITPTLQRLREQYGMQLVGPLPADTIFSEKYLQQADAVLGMYHDQVLPVLKYKGFGRSVNITLGLPFIRTSVDHGTALDLAGTGQADAGSFWTALAYAIELVDKKAK; this is encoded by the coding sequence ATGAGCAGTAAACGAATTATTGTTACTGCGGGAGAACCTGCGGGAATAGGCCCAGATCTCGTTCTCGCCCTCTCTGCGCAGGATTGGCCACATCAACTGGTAGTATGTGCCGATAAAACCTTGCTTGCCGAACGTGCTGAACAACTCGGCATTCATGTTAAGCTACTGGATTATCAACACAATAATCCAGTACAACCACAACAAGCCGGCACTCTTTTAGTCGAGCATATTCCTCTAGCAGAGCCCGTGTCCGCAGGCCAACTCAATCCCGCCAATGGACACTATGTGTTAAAAACGCTGGAAAGAGCGGCAAAAGGCTGTATGAATGGCGAGTTTGATGCTATTGTCACCGGCCCTGTGCACAAGGGGGTAATCAACCGTACGGGTGTTACCTTCAGTGGACATACTGAGTTTTTTGCCGAGCAATCGAATACCCCTTTGGTGGTGATGATGCTTGCCACAGAAGGCTTACGAACAGCTCTAGTTACCACTCATCTGCCTCTCGCAGAAGTGCCAAAAGCTGTTACCAGTGAACGTCTAGAACAGATCATTCACATTCTCCACAAGGATTTAGTCGAGAAATTTGCCATTGCTGAGCCTAAAATTTACGTGTGTGGCTTAAACCCACATGCAGGTGAAGACGGTGTATTAGGCATGGAGGAGATCGAAACCATCACTCCAACCCTACAGCGTTTGCGTGAGCAATATGGCATGCAATTGGTTGGCCCACTGCCAGCCGATACCATTTTTAGTGAAAAATACTTGCAACAAGCCGATGCCGTACTCGGGATGTACCACGATCAAGTACTTCCCGTGCTCAAATACAAAGGCTTTGGCCGCTCAGTCAATATTACTCTGGGACTGCCTTTTATCCGCACTTCGGTGGATCATGGCACCGCATTGGATCTTGCCGGAACGGGTCAAGCCGATGCAGGAAGCTTCTGGACTGCATTGGCTTACGCAATAGAATTAGTTGATAAAAAAGCGAAATAA
- the lptD gene encoding LPS assembly protein LptD, with product MSCFSRTFLAASISAALFAPQTQAEASVDDNHSNLPNGEQCLVNQPEPANPNQQPINVEADKLEAINGQKATYSGNVVVVQGKKRIAADNVTLHQQENVVVAEGNVQFSDGEIKTVSTKATNHLNSDEMTLENTRYQFLCEPGRGEAVYVSKTGKAVYEIEDGSITSCPEGNNAWRMRASSIDVDQNEEIATFYNPRLEVQNVPVFYLPYLTVPIGDTRKTGFLYPTASYGSRDGYEFEVPIYWNLAPNYDLETTFNYMQKRGTQLNSVFRYLSDFGTGQIKSEYLADDQLHTEQGNRWAFQYEHSGIYQQAWKFEIDYSKVSDINYFSDLDSGIGNREDGQLIQEGRATYRSQNWDSSLLVRDFQLLTNDTTSTNLPYRLMPQLSYNYYSPELMKYLDFDLISHISRFETDARGKPSATRVHIEPGLKVPLSNTWGNWTTEARLLGTYYQQELDNTTDPNLEESVTRVIPEFRSVAGIVLERDTVLLDNYTQTLEPKIQYLYVPKEDQSNIGLYDSTLLQTDYYGLFRSRKYSGVDRIESANQISYGASTRFFDDSYKERLNIAFGQIFYLDGNFNPSVKNPDNQSSYSAWAVEMDFNFADYLFYHGGVQYDIDGQGIQLGNSTLEYRSNGGYIQTNYRYVAKDYILNTVGDSITNINDITKDGISQAGILAGYQLSRKWSASGQYYYDLTTDEALEWLANLTYTSDCWYMGFTYSNQLKSWDGNFVTDPYATPIYENNFSFNIGIIGFGTSIGAGSSMTGVDSAGNSLGYGRPFFLNN from the coding sequence ATGTCATGCTTTTCCCGCACGTTTTTAGCCGCCTCGATTAGCGCAGCACTCTTTGCTCCTCAGACACAAGCAGAAGCAAGTGTGGATGACAATCACTCAAACCTGCCAAATGGCGAGCAGTGTTTAGTCAACCAGCCAGAGCCTGCTAACCCCAACCAACAGCCTATCAATGTCGAAGCGGATAAGCTAGAGGCAATCAATGGGCAAAAGGCGACCTATTCAGGCAACGTTGTTGTCGTGCAAGGCAAAAAACGTATCGCTGCCGATAACGTCACGTTGCATCAGCAAGAAAACGTTGTGGTGGCTGAGGGTAATGTTCAGTTTAGTGACGGGGAAATCAAAACCGTTTCGACCAAAGCAACCAATCATCTCAATTCCGATGAGATGACCTTAGAAAATACGCGTTACCAGTTCTTGTGTGAACCTGGCCGTGGTGAAGCTGTTTATGTTTCGAAAACTGGCAAAGCGGTGTATGAAATCGAAGATGGCTCCATTACCTCATGCCCAGAAGGCAATAATGCGTGGCGTATGCGTGCTTCTAGCATTGATGTGGATCAAAATGAAGAGATTGCCACTTTCTATAACCCGCGTCTTGAAGTGCAAAATGTACCGGTGTTCTATCTCCCCTATTTAACCGTGCCGATTGGGGACACCCGTAAAACGGGCTTCTTGTACCCAACCGCATCTTACGGCTCACGAGATGGTTATGAATTTGAAGTACCTATCTACTGGAACTTGGCACCTAATTACGATTTAGAAACCACCTTTAACTACATGCAAAAGCGCGGTACGCAACTCAACAGCGTATTTCGCTACCTGAGTGATTTCGGTACCGGTCAGATTAAATCGGAGTATTTAGCGGACGATCAACTGCACACCGAACAAGGGAATCGCTGGGCATTTCAATATGAGCATAGCGGTATTTACCAACAAGCCTGGAAGTTTGAAATCGACTACTCCAAGGTCAGTGATATCAACTATTTCTCTGATTTAGATTCTGGTATCGGCAACCGTGAAGATGGGCAACTCATCCAAGAGGGGCGCGCGACTTACCGGAGCCAAAACTGGGATTCATCGCTGCTAGTGCGTGATTTCCAATTGCTGACTAACGATACCACCAGCACTAACCTTCCGTATCGTTTGATGCCGCAACTGAGCTATAACTATTATTCCCCAGAGTTAATGAAGTATCTGGATTTTGATCTTATCAGTCATATTTCACGCTTTGAGACAGATGCAAGAGGAAAGCCATCTGCCACTCGTGTGCACATCGAGCCAGGTTTAAAAGTCCCTCTCAGCAATACTTGGGGGAACTGGACCACCGAAGCGCGCTTGCTCGGCACTTATTATCAGCAAGAGTTAGATAACACCACCGATCCTAACTTAGAAGAAAGCGTTACCCGAGTGATCCCTGAGTTTCGTAGCGTGGCTGGAATCGTGCTTGAACGAGATACGGTGCTACTGGACAATTACACTCAAACTCTGGAGCCAAAAATCCAGTATCTCTATGTTCCTAAAGAAGATCAGAGCAATATTGGCCTGTATGACTCCACGTTGTTGCAAACCGACTACTATGGCCTGTTCCGTAGCCGTAAATACAGCGGCGTGGATCGCATCGAATCCGCTAACCAAATCAGCTATGGCGCATCGACTCGCTTCTTTGATGATAGTTATAAAGAACGCCTCAATATCGCGTTCGGTCAGATTTTCTATCTCGATGGCAACTTCAATCCATCGGTGAAAAACCCAGATAACCAGTCAAGCTACTCGGCTTGGGCGGTTGAGATGGATTTCAACTTTGCCGACTATCTGTTCTACCATGGTGGGGTTCAATATGACATTGACGGCCAAGGGATTCAGCTTGGAAACAGTACGTTAGAATATCGCTCTAACGGGGGTTATATTCAAACTAACTATCGCTATGTAGCGAAGGATTACATCCTAAATACCGTAGGTGATAGCATTACCAACATTAATGACATTACTAAAGACGGTATTTCACAAGCAGGGATCTTGGCGGGTTACCAACTGAGCCGTAAATGGTCTGCTAGCGGCCAGTATTACTATGACCTGACAACCGATGAAGCGTTAGAGTGGCTCGCTAACCTCACTTATACCTCAGATTGTTGGTATATGGGGTTCACCTACAGTAACCAACTTAAAAGTTGGGATGGCAACTTCGTGACCGACCCATACGCCACTCCAATCTATGAAAATAACTTCAGTTTCAATATTGGGATTATTGGCTTTGGAACCAGCATAGGTGCTGGTTCCAGTATGACAGGCGTAGATAGCGCGGGAAATTCGCTTGGTTATGGACGCCCATTCTTCCTAAACAACTAA
- the surA gene encoding peptidylprolyl isomerase SurA produces MKLWKPTLISLLGTLTLFNAHAELQQLDSVAVIVNSGVILQSDVDGALKTVKANAKQNNQPLPQESVLREQVLEKLIIDTLQQQEADRIGVKIDDNRLNDAIKEIAKSNQQTQEQLIAAVAQEGLTYPEFREQVRKEMAASDARNALVRRRINILPAEVDTLAELLAKETDATVQYKISHIQLRVEDGQDKSEAESLANKLVAELKQGSDFAKMAYTYSKGPKALQGGDWGWMRKEEMPTIFADQIKMQNKGSVIGPFRSGVGFHILKIDDVKGLETVAVTEVNARHILIKPTIILSDDGAQKQLNEFVQRIKNGEVTFAELAQQYSQDPGSAAQKGELGYQTPDLYVPEFKHQVETLPVGQISEPFKTVHGWHIVEVLDRRQVDRTDSALKNKAYRILFNRKFNEEASAWLQELRASAFVEVLKDEKDEQ; encoded by the coding sequence ATGAAATTGTGGAAACCCACATTAATTAGCCTCCTCGGCACACTGACTCTGTTTAATGCTCACGCGGAACTTCAGCAATTGGATAGTGTTGCCGTTATCGTCAATAGTGGCGTGATATTACAAAGTGACGTGGATGGTGCACTGAAAACCGTGAAGGCGAATGCCAAGCAAAATAATCAACCTTTACCACAAGAAAGTGTTTTGCGTGAACAAGTGCTGGAAAAACTGATCATCGATACCTTGCAGCAGCAAGAAGCTGATAGAATCGGGGTAAAAATTGATGACAATCGTTTAAACGATGCGATTAAAGAGATCGCCAAAAGCAATCAACAAACCCAAGAGCAATTAATTGCCGCTGTAGCCCAAGAAGGCCTCACCTACCCTGAATTTCGTGAACAAGTGCGTAAAGAGATGGCCGCCAGTGATGCACGTAATGCACTCGTTCGTCGTCGAATCAATATTCTACCCGCAGAGGTCGACACCTTAGCCGAGCTATTGGCTAAAGAAACCGATGCAACAGTGCAATACAAAATTAGTCATATCCAACTTCGCGTTGAAGATGGACAGGACAAGAGTGAAGCAGAATCGCTAGCCAACAAATTGGTGGCTGAACTCAAACAGGGCTCCGATTTTGCGAAAATGGCCTATACCTACTCCAAGGGACCTAAAGCACTACAAGGTGGTGACTGGGGATGGATGCGTAAAGAAGAAATGCCGACCATCTTTGCAGATCAGATCAAAATGCAGAATAAAGGCAGCGTTATCGGCCCATTCCGCAGTGGTGTCGGTTTTCACATTCTGAAAATTGACGATGTAAAAGGCTTAGAAACGGTTGCCGTGACGGAAGTGAATGCTCGTCATATTCTGATCAAGCCAACCATCATTCTTAGCGATGATGGTGCACAAAAACAGCTCAATGAATTCGTACAGCGCATCAAAAATGGGGAAGTCACTTTTGCGGAACTCGCTCAGCAGTACAGCCAAGATCCAGGTTCAGCGGCACAAAAAGGTGAGCTAGGCTATCAAACGCCAGATCTGTATGTTCCAGAGTTTAAGCACCAAGTTGAAACCTTACCGGTTGGACAAATCAGTGAGCCATTTAAAACCGTACATGGTTGGCACATTGTTGAGGTTTTAGATCGCCGTCAAGTCGATCGCACCGACTCCGCCCTGAAAAATAAAGCGTACCGAATCCTGTTCAACCGTAAATTCAATGAAGAAGCGAGTGCTTGGTTGCAAGAATTGCGTGCCAGTGCCTTTGTGGAAGTTCTGAAGGACGAAAAGGATGAGCAGTAA